One Coffea arabica chloroplast, complete genome genomic window carries:
- the rps15 gene encoding ribosomal protein S15, with translation MVKNTLISVISEEEKRGSVEFQVFRFTNKIRRLTSHLELHKKDYLSQRGLRKILGKRQRLLAYLAKKNRVRYKELIGLLSIRETKTR, from the coding sequence ATGGTAAAAAATACACTCATTTCAGTCATTTCTGAAGAAGAAAAGAGGGGGTCTGTTGAATTTCAAGTATTCCGTTTTACCAATAAGATACGGAGACTTACTTCACATTTGGAATTGCACAAAAAAGACTATTTATCTCAAAGAGGCTTACGAAAAATTTTGGGAAAACGTCAACGGCTGTTGGCTTATTTGGCAAAAAAAAATAGAGTACGTTATAAAGAATTAATTGGTCTATTGAGTATTCGAGAGACCAAAACTCGTTAA
- the ycf1 gene encoding Ycf1, translated as MIFQSFLLGNLVSLCMKIINSVVVVGLYYGFLTTFSIGPSYLFLLRARVMEEGTEKKVSATTGFITGQLMMFISIYYAPLHLALGRPHTITVLALPYLLFHFFWNNHKHFFDYGSTTRNLMRNLSIQCVFLNNLIFQLFNYFILPSSMLARLVNIYIFRCNNKMLFVTSSFVGWLIGHILFMKWLGLVLVWIRQNHSIRSNKYIRSNKYLVSELRIFMARIFSILLFITCVYYLGRIPSPILTKKLKETSKTEEGVESEEEGDVEIETTSEMKGTKQEQEGSTEEDPSSSLFSEEKEDSNKIDETEEIRVNGKEKTKDEFHFHFTETGYNNIPFYDYEDSYLNMNGNQENWKLKDKKAAKRKELFRFEKTLVTTLFDYNRWNHPFRYIKNDRFEKALRKEMSQYFFQIYESNGKQRISFTYLPSLATFGEMIKRKISLYTLEKSSSNEFDKRWVYTNKQKIKNLNNEFRNRIQALDKEFLFLDILEARTRLCNDDTKNEYFPKMYDPFLKGAYRGRIKTILSPSKTAIDNLRDTIGINRIHSILLPDINIDYQEFEQKANLFDKKQLLTEMGNFLPLAGEFDIEQKSNLNMKGLSLFSDQDQEKIDFEKERKIFKFLLNVIRTYPIDQKIQKESVGIKEIIKKVPRWSYKLITDLEQQSGEHQENVPVDHQIRSRKAKRVVIFTDNKENTDPNKDNDTSDQRNEVALIRYSQQSDFRRRIIKGSMRAQRRKIVIWELFQANVHSPLFLDRIKKSPRFSFDISVLIKLLFRNWTGKGAKFEILEYTDEETKKEDKKEKDKKEENKRKEQARIEIAEAWDTIPFAQVIRGSMLISQSFFRKYIRLPVLIIGKNIVRMILFQFPEWSEDLEGWNREMHIKCTYNGVQLSETEFPKNWLTDGIQIKILFPFCLKPWHRSKRRPSHRDLMKKKKQKDDFCFLTVWGMETELPFGSPRKQSSFFEPAVKELETKIIKFKRAYFLALKVLKRKTKLLLRVSKETKKWIIESFLFLKRLIKELSKLNPIILFRFREVYESNETKNEKDSIISNQIIHESFSKINSPNWTNSSLTEKKKKDMSHRTSTIRNQIERIIKEKKKITPTPRIYISPNKRNWNTKRLELPKNIWQILKKRNARLFSKFNSFIKIFVERIYIDIFLFIINITRLNTQLFIESIKKIMDKSINKANKERINKKNQNTIYFISTIKKSIDTINNKTNSYIFCDLSYLSQAYVFYKLSQTKVSNLYKLRSFFHYLGTSFFLKTEIKHSFEKQGIIQNELSLKKLPSYGMDQWKGWLKGHYQYDLPSIRWSKLISEKWRNRVNQHHMAQNQNFKLNSYEKGHYKKQKDSEVYSLLNQKENFQKNSRYDLLSYKYINYQKMRDPSIYESPFQVQVNKNQDFYYNSNTYKHNLFDMLESIPINPYLVKGNIRYMEKNTDRKYFDWKIIKFFLRKRVDIESWVKINTKSNQNTKIGTNNYQIIDKIDKKGPFYLLLPQNPKINSPSPKKLFLDWMGMNEEILNRPISSLEFWFFPEFVLLYNLYKMKPWVIPSKVLLFNLNLNENVISNNKNVDGKQKTECVIPSNKQIKNKNQNQKEKETPADQEDLRSDAQKQGNLGSVPPTKTKQEKDNEEDYAVSKIKAGKKKKQYKSKTEAELDFFLKRYLVFQLRWGDALNQRMINNVKIYCLLLRLINPRKITISSIQRREMSLDIMLIQKNLSLTELIKRGVLVIEPDRLSVKNDGQFIMYQILGISVVHKNKHQTNQGYREQTYVDKNRFDLLVPENILSTRCRRELRILICFTSKNRNSVDKNSVFCTKNNSSQLLDKRKDLDKDKKELIKLKFFLWPNYRLEDLACMNRYWFDTNNGSRFSMLRIYMYPRLKSH; from the coding sequence ATGATTTTTCAATCTTTTCTACTAGGTAATCTAGTATCCTTATGCATGAAGATAATCAATTCGGTCGTTGTGGTCGGACTCTATTATGGATTTCTGACCACATTCTCCATAGGGCCCTCTTATCTCTTCCTTCTCCGAGCTCGGGTTATGGAAGAAGGAACCGAGAAGAAGGTATCAGCAACAACTGGTTTTATTACGGGACAGCTCATGATGTTCATATCGATCTATTATGCGCCTCTGCATCTAGCATTGGGTAGACCTCATACAATAACTGTCCTAGCTCTACCATATCTTTTGTTTCATTTCTTCTGGAACAATCACAAACACTTTTTTGATTATGGATCTACTACCCGAAATTTAATGCGCAATCTCAGCATTCAATGTGTATTCCTGAATAATCTCATTTTTCAATTATTCAACTATTTCATTTTACCAAGTTCAATGTTAGCCAGATTAGTCAACATTTATATATTTCGATGCAACAACAAGATGTTATTTGTAACAAGTAGTTTTGTTGGTTGGTTAATTGGTCACATTTTATTCATGAAATGGCTTGGATTGGTATTAGTCTGGATACGGCAAAATCATTCTATTAGATCGAATAAGTACATTCGATCTAATAAGTACCTTGTGTCAGAATTGAGAATTTTTATGGCTCGGATCTTTAGTATTCTCTTATTTATTACCTGTGTCTACTATTTAGGCAGAATACCGTCCCCCATTCTTACTAAGAAACTGAAAGAAACCTCAAAAACGGAAGAAGGGGTGGAAAGTGAGGAAGAAGGGGATGTAGAAATAGAAACAACTTCCGAAATGAAGGGGACTAAACAGGAACAAGAGGGATCCACCGAAGAAGATCCTTCTTCTTCCCTTTTTTCGGAAGAAAAAGAGGATTCGAACAAAATCGATGAAACGGAAGAAATCCGAGTGAATGGAAAGGAAAAAACAAAGGATGAATTCCACTTTCACTTTACAGAGACAGGCTATAACAATATCCCATTTTATGATTATGAGGATTCTTATCTGAATATGAATGGGAATCAAGAAAATTGGAAATTAAAAGATAAAAAAGCTGCTAAAAGAAAGGAACTCTTCCGCTTTGAAAAAACTCTTGTAACTACTCTTTTCGATTATAACCGATGGAATCATCCATTTCGTTACATAAAAAATGATCGATTTGAAAAGGCTTTACGAAAAGAAATGTCACAATATTTCTTTCAGATCTACGAAAGCAATGGGAAACAAAGAATATCTTTTACATACTTGCCCAGTTTAGCAACTTTTGGAGAAATGATAAAAAGAAAGATATCTCTGTACACACTAGAAAAATCTTCCTCTAATGAATTTGACAAACGTTGGGTTTACACGAATAAGCAAAAAATAAAGAATCTAAACAATGAGTTTAGAAATCGAATTCAAGCCCTAGACAAGGAATTTCTTTTTCTGGATATACTCGAAGCAAGAACTAGATTGTGTAATGACGATACTAAAAATGAATATTTTCCTAAAATGTATGATCCTTTCTTAAAAGGTGCATATCGCGGAAGAATCAAAACAATACTTTCACCTTCTAAAACTGCGATAGACAATTTAAGAGATACAATTGGTATAAATCGAATTCATAGTATTCTTCTTCCAGATATTAATATTGATTATCAAGAATTTGAACAGAAAGCAAATCTGTTTGATAAAAAACAATTATTAACAGAAATGGGGAATTTTTTACCGTTAGCTGGTGAATTTGATATAGAACAAAAATCGAATTTAAATATGAAAGGTCTTTCTTTATTTTCAGACCAAGACCAAGAAAAAATAGATTTTGAAAAAGAAAGAAAAATTTTCAAATTTCTATTGAATGTTATTCGAACCTATCCTATTGATCAAAAAATTCAAAAAGAATCTGTTGGAATAAAAGAAATTATCAAAAAAGTCCCTCGATGGTCATACAAATTAATCACCGATTTAGAACAACAATCAGGAGAGCATCAAGAAAACGTACCGGTTGATCATCAAATTCGCTCAAGAAAAGCCAAACGTGTAGTGATTTTTACTGATAACAAGGAGAATACCGATCCTAATAAGGATAATGATACTTCGGATCAAAGAAACGAAGTGGCTTTGATACGCTATTCGCAACAGTCGGATTTTCGAAGAAGAATAATTAAAGGTTCTATGCGCGCTCAAAGACGTAAAATTGTTATTTGGGAACTCTTTCAAGCAAATGTGCATTCTCCCCTTTTTTTGGACAGGATAAAAAAATCTCCTCGTTTTTCCTTTGATATATCCGTACTGATTAAACTTCTTTTTAGAAATTGGACAGGGAAGGGGGCCAAATTTGAAATTCTGGAGTATACAGATGAAGAAACAAAAAAGGAAGATAAAAAAGAAAAGGATAAAAAAGAGGAGAACAAAAGAAAGGAACAAGCGCGGATAGAGATAGCAGAAGCCTGGGATACCATTCCTTTTGCACAAGTAATAAGAGGTTCCATGTTAATAAGTCAATCTTTTTTTAGAAAATATATTCGTTTACCTGTATTAATAATAGGCAAAAATATTGTACGTATGATATTATTCCAATTTCCGGAATGGTCTGAGGATCTAGAGGGATGGAATAGAGAAATGCATATTAAATGTACCTATAATGGTGTTCAATTATCGGAAACAGAATTTCCGAAAAATTGGTTAACAGATGGTATTCAGATAAAAATCCTATTTCCTTTCTGTCTGAAACCTTGGCATAGATCGAAACGACGGCCCTCTCATAGAGATTTAATGAAAAAGAAAAAACAAAAAGATGATTTTTGTTTTTTAACAGTTTGGGGAATGGAAACTGAACTTCCGTTTGGTTCTCCCAGAAAACAATCTTCTTTTTTTGAGCCCGCTGTTAAGGAGCTGGAAACAAAAATTATAAAATTCAAAAGGGCATATTTTCTAGCTCTAAAAGTTTTAAAGAGAAAAACAAAATTACTTCTAAGAGTTTCAAAAGAAACAAAAAAATGGATTATCGAAAGTTTTTTATTTCTAAAAAGACTAATAAAAGAACTTTCTAAATTAAATCCAATTATATTATTTAGATTCAGAGAAGTATATGAATCGAATGAAACTAAAAACGAAAAAGATTCCATAATCAGCAATCAGATAATTCATGAATCCTTTAGTAAAATTAACTCTCCAAATTGGACAAATTCTTCACTGACAGAAAAAAAAAAGAAGGATATGTCTCATAGAACAAGTACAATCAGAAATCAAATAGAAAGAATTATAAAAGAAAAAAAAAAAATAACCCCAACGCCAAGAATATATATAAGTCCTAATAAAAGAAATTGGAATACTAAAAGATTAGAATTGCCAAAAAACATTTGGCAAATATTAAAAAAAAGAAATGCCCGATTATTCTCTAAATTCAATTCTTTTATAAAAATTTTCGTTGAAAGAATATACATAGATATATTTTTATTTATCATTAATATTACCAGACTGAATACACAACTTTTTATTGAATCAATAAAAAAAATTATGGATAAATCCATTAATAAAGCAAATAAAGAAAGGATTAATAAAAAAAATCAAAATACAATTTACTTTATTTCGACTATAAAAAAATCAATTGATACTATTAACAATAAGACAAATTCATATATTTTTTGTGATTTATCCTACTTGTCACAAGCATATGTATTTTACAAATTATCACAAACTAAAGTTAGTAACTTGTATAAATTAAGATCTTTTTTTCACTACCTCGGAACCTCTTTTTTTCTTAAAACTGAAATAAAGCATTCGTTTGAAAAACAAGGAATAATTCAGAATGAATTAAGTCTTAAGAAACTTCCGAGTTATGGGATGGATCAATGGAAAGGTTGGTTAAAAGGACATTATCAATACGATTTACCCTCGATTAGATGGTCTAAATTAATATCAGAAAAATGGAGAAATAGAGTTAATCAACATCATATGGCTCAAAATCAAAATTTCAAATTGAATTCATATGAAAAGGGCCATTACAAAAAACAAAAGGATTCTGAAGTATATTCATTATTGAATCAAAAAGAGAATTTTCAAAAAAACTCTAGATATGATCTTTTATCATATAAATATATTAATTATCAAAAAATGAGGGACCCATCTATTTATGAATCACCCTTTCAAGTACAAGTAAATAAGAATCAAGATTTTTATTATAATTCTAACACATATAAACACAACCTTTTTGATATGTTGGAGAGTATCCCTATCAATCCTTATCTAGTAAAAGGTAATATTAGATATATGGAAAAAAATACCGATAGAAAATATTTTGATTGGAAAATCATCAAATTTTTTCTTAGAAAAAGGGTCGATATTGAATCCTGGGTCAAAATCAATACTAAGAGTAATCAAAATACTAAGATTGGTACTAACAATTATCAAATAATTGATAAAATTGATAAAAAAGGCCCTTTTTATCTTCTGCTTCCGCAAAATCCCAAAATAAACTCGCCAAGTCCAAAAAAACTTTTTTTGGATTGGATGGGAATGAATGAAGAAATATTAAATCGTCCCATCTCGAGTCTGGAATTTTGGTTCTTTCCAGAATTCGTACTCCTTTATAATCTATATAAAATGAAACCGTGGGTTATACCAAGCAAAGTACTTCTTTTCAATTTGAATCTAAATGAAAATGTTATTAGTAACAATAAAAACGTCGATGGAAAGCAAAAGACGGAATGTGTTATACCATCGAATAAACAAATAAAGAATAAAAATCAGAATCAAAAAGAAAAAGAAACCCCTGCGGACCAAGAAGATCTTAGATCAGATGCACAAAAACAGGGGAATCTTGGATCCGTTCCCCCAACAAAGACAAAGCAAGAAAAAGATAATGAAGAGGATTATGCAGTATCAAAGATAAAAGCGGGTAAAAAGAAAAAGCAATACAAAAGTAAAACGGAAGCAGAACTGGATTTTTTCCTAAAACGTTATTTAGTTTTTCAATTGAGATGGGGCGATGCTTTGAATCAAAGAATGATCAATAATGTCAAAATATATTGTCTCCTGCTTCGACTGATAAATCCAAGAAAAATTACTATATCTTCGATTCAAAGAAGAGAAATGAGTTTGGATATAATGCTGATTCAGAAGAATTTAAGTCTTACAGAATTGATCAAAAGGGGAGTATTGGTTATCGAACCTGACCGCCTGTCTGTAAAAAATGATGGACAATTTATTATGTATCAAATCTTAGGTATTTCAGTAGTTCATAAGAATAAGCACCAAACTAATCAAGGATACCGAGAACAAACATACGTTGATAAGAATCGTTTTGATTTACTTGTTCCTGAAAATATTTTATCGACCAGGTGCCGTAGAGAGTTGAGAATCCTAATTTGTTTCACTTCAAAAAATAGGAATAGTGTTGATAAAAATTCAGTATTTTGTACCAAGAACAACTCTAGTCAACTTTTGGACAAAAGGAAAGATCTTGATAAAGATAAAAAAGAATTAATTAAATTAAAGTTTTTTCTTTGGCCTAATTATCGATTAGAAGATTTGGCTTGTATGAATCGCTATTGGTTTGATACCAATAACGGCAGTCGTTTCAGTATGTTAAGGATATATATGTATCCACGATTGAAAAGTCATTGA